The region TTAGGTATTGATCTAATTGGTTCTGGTTCTAAAGAACTGAAAGTTTACATGAACCGTGTATTTGAACGTGATTCTTTCTTGGCTTCACTAACTGAAGCTGAACGTGAGATGCGTCTGGCGCGTTAATGGTTGCCTGATGGATATTGATAAAATGACTCCTCGCCGTCCTTTTATGCTTCGAGCATATTATGATTGGTTGTTGGAGAATGATCTCACGCCTCATCTAGTTGTGGATGCGACGTTAAATGGTGTCAAAGTGCCGCTTGAATACGTTCAAGATGGACAAATTGTATTGAATGTTGCTCCTCGTGCTGTTGGTAACCTCCAACTGGGCAATGATGAAGTTACTTTCAGTGCTCGCTTTGGTGGACGCCCACATCTAGTGATTGTGCCTTTGTATGCTGTACAGGCTATTTATGCACGCGAAAATGGGGCAGGTACTATGTTTGAACCTGAAC is a window of Vibrio porteresiae DSM 19223 DNA encoding:
- the sspB gene encoding ClpXP protease specificity-enhancing factor, which encodes MDIDKMTPRRPFMLRAYYDWLLENDLTPHLVVDATLNGVKVPLEYVQDGQIVLNVAPRAVGNLQLGNDEVTFSARFGGRPHLVIVPLYAVQAIYARENGAGTMFEPEPAYMDMMIEADEFDDVEEMDETMSLVSADSDDTDPDPDDEPPRPRGRPSLRVVK